A genomic stretch from Pontivivens ytuae includes:
- a CDS encoding YeeE/YedE family protein: MNRIPLIASLFVLLFLAAYAWAVEGETHLAAVLIGGLAGVVLYNASFGFTAGWRNMVLQRRGRGLRAQMLLIGLVAVAAYPLIAAGGIGGFDVRGTVLPMGVASALGAFVFGIGMQLGSGCASGTLFTAGGGSTRMMLVLVFFIAGSVWATAHWDFWASLPRTQAGTSLIVELGWAGAVAVIVAGAAAIWWLSVRVERAAHGSLEAGGGTARWSIWAGAVGLAVVAVLFLLFLGRPWGITYGFAVWGAQAVDALGAEPTTWTYWEGWRRGHVEGGVMSSTTNASNLGIVAGAMAAASLAGRWNPIWRLSRRDVLTAVIGGLMMGYGARLAYGCNIGAYLGGLTSGSLHGIWWLIWGFAGSFVGVALRVRIGMDPRPARPIVA; the protein is encoded by the coding sequence ATGAACCGAATTCCTCTGATCGCGTCCCTTTTCGTTCTTCTGTTCCTCGCGGCGTATGCGTGGGCGGTGGAGGGTGAAACACATCTGGCCGCCGTCCTGATCGGCGGGCTCGCGGGCGTGGTGCTCTACAATGCAAGCTTCGGGTTCACCGCCGGGTGGCGGAACATGGTGCTGCAGCGGCGCGGGCGGGGCCTGAGGGCGCAGATGCTGCTGATCGGGCTGGTGGCGGTGGCCGCCTATCCGCTGATCGCGGCGGGCGGCATCGGTGGCTTCGACGTACGGGGGACGGTGCTGCCGATGGGCGTGGCCTCGGCGCTGGGCGCGTTCGTCTTCGGGATCGGGATGCAGCTCGGCTCCGGCTGCGCGTCGGGCACGCTCTTCACTGCCGGAGGTGGCTCGACGCGGATGATGCTGGTGCTCGTGTTCTTCATTGCGGGCAGCGTGTGGGCGACAGCGCATTGGGATTTCTGGGCGAGCCTGCCGCGAACGCAGGCGGGCACCTCGCTGATCGTGGAGCTCGGCTGGGCCGGCGCGGTCGCCGTGATCGTGGCCGGGGCGGCAGCGATCTGGTGGCTCTCCGTCCGGGTCGAGCGGGCGGCGCACGGATCGCTGGAGGCGGGCGGGGGCACGGCACGCTGGTCGATCTGGGCGGGGGCCGTGGGCCTCGCGGTCGTGGCCGTGCTGTTCCTCCTGTTTCTCGGACGGCCCTGGGGCATCACCTATGGCTTCGCGGTGTGGGGCGCACAGGCCGTGGACGCGCTCGGCGCCGAGCCCACGACCTGGACCTATTGGGAGGGCTGGCGGCGCGGCCACGTCGAGGGCGGCGTGATGTCCTCGACCACCAACGCCTCCAATCTCGGCATCGTCGCAGGCGCCATGGCGGCGGCGAGCCTTGCCGGGCGCTGGAACCCGATCTGGCGGCTGAGCCGCCGCGACGTGCTCACCGCCGTCATCGGCGGGCTGATGATGGGCTACGGCGCACGGCTCGCCTATGGCTGCAATATCGGCGCCTATCTCGGCGGGCTGACCTCGGGCAGCCTGCACGGGATCTGGTGGCTCATCTGGGGCTTCGCCGGATCCTTCGTCGGCGTGGCGCTGCGGGTGCGCATTGGCATGGACCCGCGCCCGGCCCGCCCAATCGTCGCCTGA
- a CDS encoding SMP-30/gluconolactonase/LRE family protein, with amino-acid sequence MYRLIRLLSLAALAAIGIWYLGFTPTGIQPAAWQPSTDPGFTGVFTPNSALAAVERLDLGDEHGPEDIALDQDGVIWTTTAEGGLWRLDNAEMSRVGQMGGRPLGLEYGPDGALYIADSYLGLIRWTPAGGSEILADEFEGAPIRYANQVAPARDGSVYFSVSTTRHDPEALGGTLPASVVDLWEHQTTGRVLRWTGDAIEKVADGFSFANGIALTPDEDALLIAETGAYRIWKHDLALGEREVLIDALPGFPDNIQAQGDGTFWIGLVSPRRPIADMLAPYPAVRDVVWRLPEAVRPQPVHHGILMRIDGDGQVLEVLQDPEGGYSLVTGGIIVGDRLFVSSLGQDALGVMNVR; translated from the coding sequence ATGTACCGCCTAATCCGTCTCCTGAGCCTCGCGGCGCTCGCCGCGATCGGCATCTGGTATCTGGGCTTCACACCGACGGGCATCCAGCCCGCAGCCTGGCAGCCCAGCACCGATCCGGGCTTTACTGGAGTTTTCACCCCGAACAGCGCGCTGGCGGCGGTCGAGCGGCTGGATCTCGGCGATGAGCACGGGCCGGAGGACATCGCCCTCGACCAGGATGGCGTGATCTGGACCACGACGGCCGAGGGCGGGCTCTGGCGGCTCGACAATGCCGAGATGAGCCGTGTGGGACAGATGGGCGGCCGTCCGCTCGGCCTCGAATACGGGCCCGACGGGGCGCTCTACATCGCCGACAGCTATCTGGGTCTGATCCGGTGGACGCCCGCGGGCGGCTCCGAAATCCTCGCCGACGAGTTCGAGGGCGCGCCCATCCGCTATGCCAACCAGGTGGCGCCGGCGCGGGACGGCTCGGTCTACTTCTCCGTCTCGACCACCCGCCATGATCCGGAGGCGCTGGGCGGCACCCTGCCCGCCTCTGTCGTCGATCTGTGGGAGCATCAAACGACCGGCCGCGTCCTGCGCTGGACCGGCGACGCGATCGAGAAGGTGGCGGACGGCTTCTCGTTCGCCAACGGCATCGCGCTGACGCCGGACGAGGATGCGCTGCTGATCGCCGAAACCGGCGCCTACCGCATCTGGAAGCACGACCTCGCCCTCGGCGAGCGCGAGGTGCTGATCGACGCGCTGCCGGGCTTTCCCGACAACATCCAGGCGCAGGGCGACGGGACGTTCTGGATCGGCCTGGTCTCGCCGCGGCGGCCGATCGCCGACATGCTGGCGCCCTATCCCGCCGTGCGCGATGTCGTCTGGCGCCTGCCCGAGGCCGTGCGCCCGCAACCCGTTCACCATGGCATCCTGATGCGCATCGACGGCGACGGTCAGGTGCTCGAGGTCCTGCAGGACCCCGAGGGCGGCTACTCGCTCGTCACCGGCGGGATCATCGTCGGCGACCGGCTCTTCGTGAGCTCGCTGGGACAGGACGCGCTCGGCGTCATGAACGTCCGCTAG
- a CDS encoding cisplatin damage response ATP-dependent DNA ligase, with protein sequence MTPFADLLEKLAFTPGRNGKLTLLRRYFAATPDPDRGWALAALAGTLDLPHVTSSVIKGLMEERMDPVLFSLSRSYVGDLAETVSLLWPEPETYDPPSLDEVVTTLLAASRSDRPAVLARLLDRCGASARLALIKLCTGGMRVGVSTRMAQTALADDTHPVETIEKLWFALEPPYPELFTWLEGGPEPDVDLSLAYRPMMLAQPVEDRVPTLDPAAHAAEWKWDGIRVQAVATPQGRRLYTRTGEDISESFPDIIDAMDWYACLDGELLVVRDGEVAPFAHLQKRLGRKRVGKKTLSDYPAHVRAYDLLDHAGEDLRALPFTKRRARLEAFGSRERLDISPLIPFDTWAELEAQRDGAREAAMEGLMLKRLDTAYVAGRPVGMWWKWKRDPLEADCVLMYAQRGHGKRSSYYSDYTFGAWVETPNGRVLTPVGKAYSGFTDKELEELDRFVRNNFTERFGPVRAVKPALVLEIAFDAIQESTRHKSGVAMRFPRIKRIRWDKPIEEADTLDRLKAMIA encoded by the coding sequence ATGACGCCCTTCGCCGACCTCCTCGAAAAGCTCGCCTTCACACCCGGCCGCAACGGGAAGCTGACGCTTCTGCGCCGCTATTTCGCGGCGACGCCGGACCCGGATCGGGGCTGGGCGCTGGCGGCGCTTGCCGGCACGCTCGACCTGCCGCATGTCACCTCCTCCGTCATCAAGGGGCTGATGGAGGAGCGGATGGACCCGGTTCTGTTCTCGCTCTCCCGCTCCTATGTCGGCGATCTGGCGGAGACGGTAAGCCTGCTGTGGCCGGAGCCCGAGACCTACGATCCGCCGAGCCTCGACGAGGTGGTGACAACCCTGCTCGCCGCCAGCCGCTCAGACCGGCCCGCGGTGCTGGCGCGGCTGCTCGACCGCTGCGGCGCGTCGGCGCGGCTGGCGCTCATCAAGCTGTGCACCGGCGGGATGCGCGTCGGCGTCTCGACCCGGATGGCGCAGACTGCTCTGGCCGACGACACCCACCCGGTCGAGACCATCGAGAAGCTGTGGTTCGCGCTGGAGCCGCCCTATCCGGAGCTCTTCACCTGGCTCGAGGGCGGACCGGAGCCGGACGTCGATCTCTCCCTCGCCTACCGGCCCATGATGCTCGCGCAGCCAGTGGAGGACCGGGTGCCGACGCTGGATCCGGCTGCCCACGCCGCCGAGTGGAAATGGGACGGCATCCGGGTGCAGGCGGTCGCCACGCCCCAGGGCCGCCGCCTCTACACACGGACGGGCGAGGATATCTCCGAGAGCTTCCCCGACATCATCGACGCGATGGACTGGTACGCCTGCCTCGACGGCGAGCTTCTGGTGGTCCGCGACGGCGAGGTCGCGCCCTTCGCCCACCTGCAGAAACGGCTGGGGCGCAAGCGCGTGGGCAAGAAGACCCTCTCCGACTACCCCGCCCATGTCCGCGCCTACGACCTGCTCGACCACGCGGGCGAGGACCTGCGCGCCCTCCCCTTCACCAAGCGCCGCGCACGGCTGGAGGCGTTCGGGAGCCGCGAGCGCCTCGACATCTCCCCCCTCATCCCCTTCGACACCTGGGCCGAGCTGGAGGCGCAGCGCGACGGCGCGCGGGAGGCGGCGATGGAGGGGCTGATGCTCAAGCGCCTCGACACCGCATATGTCGCGGGCCGACCCGTCGGCATGTGGTGGAAGTGGAAGCGCGACCCGCTCGAGGCCGACTGCGTGCTGATGTACGCCCAGCGCGGCCACGGCAAGCGGTCCTCCTACTACTCCGACTACACCTTCGGCGCGTGGGTTGAGACGCCGAACGGGCGTGTGCTGACGCCGGTCGGCAAGGCCTATTCCGGTTTCACGGACAAGGAGCTGGAGGAGCTCGACCGCTTCGTCCGCAACAACTTCACCGAGCGGTTCGGCCCAGTGCGCGCCGTGAAACCCGCGCTGGTGCTGGAGATCGCCTTCGACGCCATTCAGGAGAGCACGCGCCACAAGTCCGGCGTCGCCATGCGCTTTCCCCGCATCAAGCGCATCCGCTGGGACAAGCCGATCGAGGAGGCCGACACGCTCGACCGCCTCAAGGCGATGATCGCCTAG
- the cbiB gene encoding adenosylcobinamide-phosphate synthase CbiB has protein sequence MSTVALALGMALDAIVGEPKALWSKVPHPAVLMGRAVEALDARFNKDRRRDGVLAVAILAVGAIVLGWLIDVILFLPLEFLVVAVFLAQRSLVDHVRAVATGLDESLEAGRAAVAQIVGRDTTVLDESGVARAAIESGAENLSDGVIAPAFWYLVAGLPGLLLYKAVNTADSMIGHRTPRHARFGWAAAKLDDVMNYVPARLTGLLIGIVALSDSAIKTMLEDAREHRSPNAGWPEAAMAGALDIALSGPRIYAEGPSDDPWLNVHGRKTADAEDVRHCVSLMWRTWAVALGLLVLFAVLFVL, from the coding sequence ATGAGCACGGTGGCGCTCGCCCTTGGCATGGCACTCGACGCAATCGTGGGTGAGCCCAAGGCGCTCTGGTCCAAGGTGCCGCACCCGGCGGTCCTGATGGGTCGCGCAGTGGAGGCGCTGGATGCGCGCTTCAACAAGGATCGGCGGCGCGACGGGGTGCTTGCGGTCGCGATCCTCGCTGTCGGCGCGATCGTGCTCGGCTGGCTGATCGACGTGATCCTGTTCCTGCCGTTGGAGTTCCTGGTCGTCGCCGTCTTCCTCGCGCAGCGCAGCCTCGTCGATCATGTCCGTGCGGTGGCCACCGGACTGGATGAGAGCCTAGAGGCCGGGCGCGCCGCCGTTGCCCAGATCGTGGGGCGCGACACAACGGTGCTCGACGAGAGCGGTGTGGCCCGCGCCGCGATCGAGAGCGGGGCCGAGAACCTCTCCGACGGAGTGATCGCGCCAGCCTTCTGGTACCTCGTGGCAGGGCTGCCGGGTCTCCTGCTCTACAAGGCGGTCAACACCGCCGACAGCATGATCGGGCACCGCACGCCGCGCCATGCGCGCTTCGGCTGGGCGGCGGCGAAGCTCGACGACGTGATGAACTACGTGCCTGCGCGCCTCACCGGGCTGCTGATCGGCATCGTGGCCCTCTCGGACTCGGCGATCAAGACGATGCTGGAGGATGCGCGCGAGCACCGCTCCCCCAATGCGGGCTGGCCGGAGGCAGCGATGGCCGGTGCCCTCGACATCGCGCTGTCCGGCCCCCGGATCTATGCCGAAGGCCCCTCAGACGATCCATGGCTTAACGTGCACGGCCGCAAGACGGCGGATGCGGAAGATGTCCGGCACTGCGTGTCGCTGATGTGGCGGACCTGGGCGGTCGCGCTCGGCCTTCTGGTGCTGTTCGCGGTGCTCTTCGTGCTCTAG
- a CDS encoding L-serine ammonia-lyase: MFLSVFDIFKVGVGPSSSHTMGPMIAAARFLDALRDGADRVPGAGAPTRIRVQLHGSLSLTGRGHATDRAVHLGLLGFRPDVFDAAAAATALEELAETRSLSPEGLPGLAYDPEQDLEFASSTPLPGHANGMVIEAFDAIGNLHLVETYYSVGGGFVLTERELERQAEADTPPDVPYPFRTAAEMLSMAAESDLSIAAMKRLNELTATDAKTLDGGLSHIWRMMEASVERGLAADGILPGGLNLPRRAGRIHRQLQAERGLNLPAPHVVNDWLSVYAMAVNEENAAGGQVVTAPTNGAAGVVPATIRYWLDHVPGAHPAEIGTFLLTAAAVGGLIKSNASISGAEVGCQGEVGSAAAMAAAGLCAVLGGTPEQVENAAEIALEHHLGMTCDPIRGLVQAPCIERNGLGAIKAVSAASLSLRGDGRHLVSLDACIETMRQTGRDMSEKYKETSQGGLAVNVPEC, encoded by the coding sequence ATGTTCCTGAGCGTCTTCGACATTTTCAAGGTGGGCGTCGGGCCGTCGTCCTCCCATACGATGGGTCCGATGATCGCGGCCGCACGCTTTCTCGATGCGCTGCGCGACGGGGCGGACCGGGTGCCGGGCGCGGGCGCGCCAACGCGGATCCGGGTGCAGCTCCACGGCTCGCTGTCGCTGACGGGGCGGGGGCATGCGACGGATCGCGCGGTGCATCTGGGCCTGCTGGGCTTTCGGCCCGATGTGTTCGATGCTGCTGCCGCGGCGACAGCGTTGGAGGAGCTTGCGGAGACGCGTTCGCTGTCGCCCGAGGGGCTGCCGGGGCTCGCCTATGATCCCGAGCAGGACCTCGAATTCGCCTCCAGCACGCCCTTGCCCGGCCACGCGAACGGCATGGTGATCGAAGCGTTCGATGCCATCGGAAACCTGCATCTGGTCGAGACCTACTACTCCGTCGGCGGCGGCTTCGTCCTGACCGAGCGCGAGTTGGAGCGGCAGGCGGAGGCTGATACGCCACCAGACGTCCCCTACCCCTTCCGCACGGCGGCCGAGATGCTGTCGATGGCTGCAGAGAGCGACCTGAGCATCGCCGCAATGAAGCGCCTGAACGAGTTGACCGCGACAGATGCGAAGACACTCGATGGCGGCCTGTCGCATATCTGGCGCATGATGGAGGCGAGCGTCGAGCGCGGGCTGGCGGCGGACGGCATCCTGCCCGGCGGCCTCAACCTGCCCCGCCGCGCGGGTCGCATCCATCGTCAGCTTCAGGCCGAACGGGGCCTGAACCTGCCTGCGCCCCACGTGGTGAACGACTGGCTATCGGTCTACGCGATGGCCGTGAACGAGGAGAACGCAGCCGGCGGCCAGGTCGTCACCGCACCGACCAACGGGGCGGCGGGCGTGGTGCCCGCGACGATCCGCTACTGGCTCGACCATGTGCCGGGCGCGCACCCGGCGGAGATCGGGACGTTCCTGCTGACCGCAGCGGCCGTGGGCGGGCTGATCAAGAGCAACGCCTCGATCTCCGGCGCCGAAGTCGGCTGCCAAGGTGAGGTCGGCTCGGCGGCGGCGATGGCGGCGGCCGGGCTGTGCGCGGTGCTGGGCGGAACGCCGGAGCAGGTGGAGAACGCCGCCGAGATCGCGCTGGAGCACCATCTCGGCATGACGTGCGATCCGATCCGGGGACTGGTGCAGGCGCCCTGCATCGAGCGCAACGGGCTAGGCGCGATCAAGGCGGTGAGTGCGGCCTCGCTGTCGTTGCGAGGGGACGGGCGGCATCTAGTGAGCCTGGACGCCTGTATCGAGACGATGCGGCAGACGGGGCGCGACATGAGCGAGAAGTACAAGGAGACGTCGCAGGGTGGGTTGGCGGTGAACGTGCCTGAGTGCTGA
- a CDS encoding threonine-phosphate decarboxylase, whose translation MILPEREHGGNLDAAIRQFGGAPTDWLDLSTGINPVPYPLPPLAPELWTRLPDRSAFAAVEAAARAFWSVPDGAEVVIAPGASALIAAMPDLAGEGAVEVLSPTYNEHAAAFAGRGRPVREVVQAGDDPVALRVVVHPNNPDGRVYGAEVLEGAAITVVDESFADVATTSFVDRTATPGCVVLKSFGKFWGLAGLRLGFAICMPEHAAILRARLGPWAASGPALAVAAQALNDPGWAEQARARLAVDARRLDAIMGSERLVGGCDLFRLYAFDDAAAVQQQLARRHIWTRTFGYDPRWLRLGLPAGDRDFDRLAEAMA comes from the coding sequence ATGATTCTACCAGAACGGGAGCATGGCGGCAATCTGGACGCCGCCATCCGGCAGTTCGGGGGGGCGCCCACGGACTGGCTGGACCTGTCCACGGGCATCAATCCGGTCCCTTATCCGCTGCCTCCGCTTGCGCCTGAACTCTGGACCCGGCTTCCGGATCGGAGCGCTTTCGCCGCCGTCGAAGCTGCCGCACGCGCGTTCTGGAGTGTGCCGGACGGGGCAGAGGTTGTCATCGCTCCGGGCGCCTCGGCCCTGATCGCCGCCATGCCCGATCTGGCTGGGGAGGGCGCGGTGGAGGTCCTCTCGCCCACCTACAACGAGCACGCCGCGGCCTTCGCCGGGCGGGGCCGTCCTGTTCGGGAAGTAGTGCAGGCAGGGGATGACCCGGTCGCGCTCCGTGTCGTCGTCCACCCCAACAACCCCGATGGCCGCGTCTACGGCGCGGAGGTGCTGGAGGGCGCTGCGATCACCGTCGTTGATGAGAGCTTTGCCGACGTTGCGACGACCAGTTTCGTCGACCGGACGGCGACGCCCGGCTGCGTGGTGCTCAAGAGCTTCGGGAAGTTCTGGGGGCTCGCCGGCCTGCGCCTTGGCTTCGCCATCTGCATGCCGGAGCACGCGGCGATCCTGAGGGCGCGGCTGGGGCCTTGGGCGGCCTCGGGTCCGGCGCTGGCCGTCGCGGCGCAGGCCCTTAATGACCCTGGCTGGGCGGAGCAGGCGCGGGCGCGGCTGGCGGTCGATGCCCGCAGGCTCGACGCGATCATGGGGTCGGAGCGACTGGTCGGCGGTTGCGATCTCTTCCGCCTCTACGCGTTTGACGACGCGGCCGCGGTGCAGCAGCAACTCGCCCGCCGCCACATTTGGACGCGCACCTTCGGTTACGACCCGCGCTGGCTACGGCTCGGCCTGCCGGCGGGGGACAGGGATTTCGACAGACTGGCGGAGGCAATGGCATGA
- a CDS encoding EI24 domain-containing protein, whose translation MIGAIAKAVDQLGDRAFRSVLIKAVGLTVGVLVALYALAAWLVSGLGPYDLPWIGVVDPGAWATGLAVGAVMLASVFLMIPVASICIGFFLEDIAAAVEARHYPALPPATRLSFAAALLDALQFFGVLVAANLAALVIYLLVPLLAPVIFYLVNGYLLGREYFQLVALRRIPKADARRLRRRHGGRIWLMGIAMAVPLSIPIVNLLVPLVGVAAYTHLFHDVGRDRASAAAV comes from the coding sequence GTGATCGGCGCGATTGCGAAGGCGGTGGATCAGCTCGGCGACCGCGCGTTCCGCTCGGTGCTGATCAAGGCGGTTGGGCTGACCGTCGGGGTGCTGGTGGCGCTCTACGCGCTGGCGGCGTGGCTGGTCTCCGGTTTGGGACCCTATGATCTGCCGTGGATCGGCGTGGTGGATCCGGGCGCGTGGGCGACGGGCCTCGCGGTGGGGGCGGTGATGCTCGCCTCGGTATTCCTGATGATCCCGGTCGCGTCGATCTGCATCGGATTCTTCCTGGAGGATATCGCGGCGGCCGTGGAGGCGCGGCACTACCCCGCTCTACCGCCTGCCACCCGGCTGTCCTTCGCGGCCGCCCTGCTGGATGCCCTGCAGTTCTTCGGGGTTTTGGTGGCGGCGAACCTGGCGGCGCTCGTGATCTACCTGCTCGTGCCGCTGCTGGCGCCCGTGATCTTCTATTTGGTGAACGGGTATCTGCTCGGTCGCGAGTACTTCCAGCTTGTCGCACTGCGCCGCATCCCGAAGGCCGACGCCCGCCGCCTGCGCCGCCGGCATGGCGGGCGCATCTGGCTGATGGGGATCGCGATGGCGGTACCGCTGTCCATCCCGATCGTCAATTTGCTCGTGCCGCTGGTGGGGGTGGCGGCCTATACGCACCTTTTCCACGATGTTGGACGGGATAGGGCGAGTGCTGCCGCGGTCTAG
- a CDS encoding nitroreductase family protein, whose protein sequence is MLQPRPEVMDFLLTRRSRPAKTLTGPGPDRAALEPILTAAARSPDHGKLEPWRFIVLEGAALQRLAALTARRGAERGEMPEKLEKAVASFADAPLVVAVVARPQPSDKIPVIEQHLSAGAVCLALVNAALASGWGANWLSGWMAQDEAWLHEGLGLEAGDMVAGFVHIGRETMPPPERPRPDLDAITRWVDT, encoded by the coding sequence GTGTTGCAACCGCGTCCCGAGGTGATGGATTTCCTGCTGACGCGCCGCTCCCGGCCCGCCAAGACGCTGACCGGGCCGGGTCCGGATCGTGCGGCGCTTGAGCCGATCCTGACGGCCGCCGCGCGCAGCCCGGATCACGGCAAGCTGGAGCCCTGGCGCTTCATCGTGCTGGAGGGGGCGGCGCTGCAGCGGCTCGCGGCGCTGACCGCCCGGCGCGGGGCGGAGCGCGGTGAGATGCCGGAGAAGCTGGAAAAGGCGGTCGCCTCCTTCGCCGATGCGCCGCTGGTGGTCGCGGTGGTGGCCCGTCCGCAGCCCTCCGACAAGATCCCGGTGATCGAGCAGCATCTCTCCGCCGGGGCCGTGTGCCTCGCGCTGGTCAACGCGGCACTCGCCTCGGGCTGGGGTGCGAACTGGCTGAGCGGCTGGATGGCGCAGGATGAGGCGTGGCTGCACGAGGGGCTGGGTCTTGAGGCGGGCGACATGGTCGCGGGCTTCGTTCACATCGGTCGTGAAACAATGCCGCCGCCCGAGCGGCCCCGGCCCGATCTCGATGCGATCACGCGGTGGGTTGATACGTGA
- a CDS encoding glutathione S-transferase family protein, whose translation MGRLVDGEWVTDDFVNKKGDGAFKRSVTAYHNWITPDGSAGPTGEGGFKAESGRYHLYVSYACPWAHRSLIFRALKGLTEHITVSVVHPDMYNDGWSFDASFPGATGDTLMGKEFLREVYLKADPKASGRVTVPILWDKQRGTIVNNESSEIIRILNSAFDGLTGNRDDYWPEPLREAIEPVNARIYDTLNNGVYKSGFAASQEAYDAAVHPLFDTLDWLEERLSARRYLMGDRVTEADWRLVVTLFRFDDVYHGHFKCNRAKLIEYPNLWAYTRELYQWPGVAETVHHDHIIRHYHASHESINPHRIVPIGPVIDWMAPHGRDRLAA comes from the coding sequence ATGGGACGCTTGGTCGACGGCGAGTGGGTCACGGACGATTTCGTCAACAAGAAGGGCGACGGCGCCTTCAAGCGCAGCGTCACCGCCTATCACAACTGGATCACGCCCGATGGCAGCGCCGGCCCGACCGGCGAGGGCGGCTTCAAGGCGGAGAGCGGGCGCTACCACCTCTACGTCTCCTACGCCTGCCCGTGGGCGCACCGCTCCCTGATCTTCCGCGCGCTCAAGGGGCTGACGGAGCACATCACCGTCTCCGTCGTTCACCCCGACATGTACAACGACGGCTGGAGCTTCGACGCGAGCTTCCCCGGTGCGACCGGCGACACGCTGATGGGCAAGGAATTCCTGCGGGAGGTCTACCTGAAGGCCGACCCCAAGGCCTCGGGTCGCGTCACCGTCCCGATCCTGTGGGACAAGCAGCGCGGGACCATCGTGAACAACGAAAGCTCCGAGATCATCCGCATCTTGAACTCCGCTTTCGACGGGCTGACCGGCAACCGCGACGATTACTGGCCGGAGCCCCTGCGCGAGGCGATCGAGCCTGTGAACGCGCGGATCTACGACACGCTGAACAACGGGGTCTACAAGTCGGGCTTTGCCGCCTCGCAGGAGGCATATGACGCGGCCGTTCACCCGCTCTTCGACACGCTCGACTGGCTGGAGGAGCGGCTGTCCGCCCGCCGCTACCTGATGGGCGACCGGGTGACGGAGGCCGACTGGCGGCTCGTCGTCACGCTCTTCCGTTTCGACGACGTCTACCATGGGCACTTCAAGTGCAACCGGGCGAAGCTGATCGAGTACCCGAACCTCTGGGCCTATACCCGGGAGCTCTACCAGTGGCCGGGCGTGGCGGAGACGGTGCACCACGACCACATCATCCGCCACTACCATGCGAGCCATGAGAGCATTAACCCGCACCGCATCGTGCCCATCGGACCGGTGATCGACTGGATGGCGCCGCACGGGCGGGACCGGCTGGCAGCCTAG
- the malG gene encoding maltose ABC transporter permease MalG: MIVERPRDLMVKKILAHGFLIFFLLLILFPFVVVLSISFREGNFAVGSIIPENPTLEHWYLAFGLDYTRVDGTVVEPPYPVLLWMWNSIKISLIASTGVLAIATISAYAFSRIRIAGKGAMLDGLLLIQMFPSTLALVAIYAIFDALGEVDPSLGINSHLSLVMIYLAGVTLHIWTIKGYFDSVDTALDKAAMIDGATPWQTFRHIFLPLAVPIMAVVFVLAFIGFINDYPIASVLIRSEEKMTLAVGSRLYLNEFRYLWGDFAAAAILSGLPITVVFLIAQRYLVSGLSEGAVKG, translated from the coding sequence ATGATCGTCGAACGCCCGCGCGACCTGATGGTGAAGAAGATCCTGGCCCACGGCTTCCTGATCTTCTTCCTCCTCCTGATCCTGTTTCCGTTCGTCGTGGTCCTCTCGATCTCCTTTCGCGAGGGGAACTTCGCCGTTGGTTCGATCATTCCAGAGAACCCGACGCTGGAGCACTGGTACCTCGCCTTCGGTCTCGACTACACGCGGGTCGACGGGACGGTGGTGGAGCCGCCCTATCCGGTGCTTTTGTGGATGTGGAACTCGATCAAGATCAGCCTGATCGCCTCGACCGGGGTGCTGGCGATCGCCACGATCTCCGCCTACGCGTTCAGCCGGATCCGCATCGCGGGCAAGGGCGCGATGCTCGACGGGTTGTTGCTGATCCAGATGTTTCCCAGCACGCTCGCACTGGTCGCGATCTACGCGATCTTCGACGCGCTGGGCGAGGTCGATCCGAGCCTTGGCATCAACAGCCATCTCTCCCTCGTCATGATATACCTCGCCGGCGTCACGCTGCACATCTGGACGATCAAGGGCTACTTCGACAGCGTCGACACCGCGCTCGACAAGGCGGCGATGATCGACGGGGCGACGCCGTGGCAGACCTTCCGCCACATCTTTCTGCCGCTGGCGGTGCCGATCATGGCGGTGGTCTTTGTGCTCGCCTTCATCGGGTTCATCAACGACTACCCCATCGCCTCCGTCCTGATCCGGTCGGAGGAGAAGATGACGCTCGCCGTCGGCTCCCGCCTCTACCTCAACGAGTTCCGCTACTTGTGGGGCGATTTCGCCGCCGCCGCGATCCTGTCCGGCCTGCCGATCACGGTCGTCTTCCTGATCGCGCAAAGGTACCTTGTGTCGGGCCTCAGCGAGGGCGCGGTGAAGGGCTAG